Proteins encoded in a region of the Synechococcus sp. BIOS-U3-1 genome:
- a CDS encoding DUF6561 domain-containing protein → MPGPVVNGVKLSHPSAGSSLAQVDDSVPFLPLLSEGSIRLVLLTSGVMLVARLRQTTDSDGDRAYQLIRPLRLEKQDDSGPWSLHSYLAGLTPQRNVVMLKAAVAALLEPEARILQAYTRSTNQECPPSETPVERLKKAFQEFTDSVESH, encoded by the coding sequence ATGCCTGGTCCTGTGGTCAACGGAGTGAAGCTGAGCCATCCATCCGCCGGCTCCTCTCTGGCTCAGGTGGATGATTCAGTTCCTTTTCTGCCTTTGTTGAGCGAGGGATCGATTCGACTGGTGCTGCTCACCAGCGGTGTGATGCTGGTAGCGCGTCTCAGGCAGACCACCGACTCCGACGGCGATCGGGCTTATCAATTGATCAGGCCTCTGAGGCTGGAAAAGCAGGATGATTCAGGACCGTGGTCCCTGCATTCCTATCTGGCCGGATTAACGCCTCAGCGCAATGTTGTGATGCTCAAGGCAGCAGTCGCGGCATTGCTGGAACCTGAAGCACGCATTCTGCAGGCCTATACCCGTTCCACTAATCAGGAATGTCCTCCATCAGAAACGCCTGTTGAGCGTTTGAAAAAGGCGTTTCAGGAGTTCACTGACAGTGTCGAATCGCACTGA